One Ricinus communis isolate WT05 ecotype wild-type chromosome 7, ASM1957865v1, whole genome shotgun sequence genomic region harbors:
- the LOC8259126 gene encoding uncharacterized protein LOC8259126: MGSSEEERLVQMVQDFIESESSSVPIFPSSSKCLSTEDQAKYFILKEILGRVTEAEAKVLESVLKHMKCKKEAERTSSLKKWLVLRLTLDGFNASICQTTLITSLGCKAGDYEYIDITLKEENGKSIKRVIVDIDFRSQFELARPTLFYKELTETVPSLFVGSEEKLNKIISLLCSAAKQSLTERGLHVPPWRTSTYMQSKWLKVTATTPNYSSNTAEANQSFSIWTPPKPIVKHERRALGGGSALSSQFSTMGINCC; the protein is encoded by the exons ATGGGTAGTTCAGAAGAGGAAAGACTTGTTCAAATGGTACAGGACTTCATAGAATCAGAATCATCATCAGTGCCCATTTTCCCTTCTTCCTCAAAGTGCCTTTCTACTGAGGATCAAGCCAAGTACTTCATTTtaaag GAAATTCTTGGTAGGGTGACGGAAGCTGAAGCAAAGGTTCTTGAGAGTGTACTGAAgcatatgaaatgcaaaaagGAAGCTGAAAGAACAAGCAGTCTAAAGAAGTGGCTTGTCTTAAGGTTGACACTTGATGGCTTTAATGCTTCTATTTGTCAAACCACTTTGATCACTTCCTTAGGATGTAAAGCTG GTGATTATGAGTACATTGACATAACATTGAAAGAAGAGAATGGGAAGAGCATAAAGAGGGTGATAGTGGACATAGACTTCAGGTCACAATTTGAACTGGCAAGGCCAACACTATTCTACAAAGAACTAACAGAGACAGTGCCATCACTTTTTGTTGGGAGTGAAGAAAAACTGAACAAGATCATCTCTTTACTTTGCTCAGCTGCAAAACAATCACTTACAGAAAGAGGGCTCCATGTGCCTCCATGGAGGACCAGCACATATATGCAGTCCAAATGGCTCAAAGTCACTGCTACCACACCCAATTACAGTAGCAATACCGCAGAAGCTAATCAAAGTTTTAGCATTTGGACACCTCCTAAGCCTATTGTTAAGCATGAGAGAAGGGCTTTAGGTGGTGGTTCTGCCTTGTCTAGTCAGTTCTCTACCATGGGCATCAATTGTtgctaa
- the LOC107261116 gene encoding uncharacterized protein LOC107261116: MPNFDYFSLYWHDYGVDGRGQPKLWDIGAVDFYSLDKISRIEIDSMPRELGMNPETKLIMWKDPTKSMSDVLRSLENDRDALEMAMDVEGSKLMHIFSRDKFEAGEEAGEEDGPEVGEEARDEAVKNMDDDSCKDSENSDADSKDNEFVESDYDLRDEDVDDDAMFDEFVDKELQRDRPSDSRSARQPAEELSKEIDVTVYGPSDELLSCSSSEDSDADSRKQRWHVFNEEIDMANPSFKIGMLFNSFKQFKDFVKSSLIKNRNQIIFGPNARLNARTNASFSFGLTC; the protein is encoded by the coding sequence atGCCTAATTTCGACTACTTTAGTTTATATTGGCATGATTATGGAGTTGATGGTAGAGGTCAACCTAAGCTATGGGATATAGGAGCTGTGGATTTTTATAGTTTAGATAAGATCTCTAGGATAGAAATAGATTCAATGCCTAGAGAGTTAGGAATGAATCCTGAAACAAAGCTTATTATGTGGAAGGATCCTACAAAGAGTATGAGTGATGTGTTAAGAAGCCTTGAAAATGATAGGGATGCTTTAGAAATGGCAATGGATGTAGAGGGTTCTAAACTAATGCATATATTTAGTAGGGATAAGTTTGAAGCTGGGGAAGAAGCTGGGGAAGAAGATGGGCCAGAAGTTGGGGAAGAAGCTAGGGATGAGGCTGTGAAAAATATGGATGATGACAGCTGTAAGGATAGTGAGAATAGTGATGCAGATTCAAAGGACAATGAGTTTGTGGAATCTGATTATGACCTTAGGGATgaagatgttgatgatgatgccaTGTTTGATGAGTTTGTTGATAAGGAGCTTCAGAGGGACAGACCATCTGATTCTAGAAGTGCTAGGCAACCTGCTGAAGAGTTGTCTAAAGAAATAGATGTCACAGTATATGGTCCATCAGATGAGCTGTTGTCATGCTCCTCATCTGAAGACAGTGACGCAGATTCAAGAAAGCAAAGATGGCATGTGTTTAATGAGGAGATTGACATGGCAAATCCCAGCTTCAAGATTGGAATGCTCTTCAATTCCTTCAAACAATTCAAGGATTTTGTTAAGAGCTCATTAATCAAAAATAGAAACCAGATTATATTTGGGCCAAATGCAAGGCTAAATGCAAGAACAAATGCTAGTTTTTCATTTGGGCTTACTTGCTGA